The following proteins come from a genomic window of Tepidiforma thermophila:
- a CDS encoding carbon-nitrogen hydrolase family protein has translation MEAFRVGLCQVPAYPLERAEENWTAILAALDEAGHQGAQLVGLPECSYPAYYVRDERPYDRPGVRPFAEITAALAAKCRQWGYWLAAGLAVPHPDGSLTNSGLVFDPAGEIRGRYDKSFLWHFDARWFRRGREFPVWDAGFARFGILICADARQPEVARALAVNGAEVILDLTAWVSWGRTMAELSTTQCEYLVPVRAFENGVWIAAADRFGPEGTSLVYAGRSSVYDPEGVTRLCAPADVGTVVVFDIEPMQVERPARRPGLYRRLTEPTASLPVTELLGQPVVPAAESRRIAVVPSRPAFDAEAVLAAYLDQREQDADLVVIGGAPAAEGWEAALPWLEAAVRERGGSLLFGAAGNGARPRQTAVLLHPGGTVVHEASHGRGIATGETLPPVVATPAGRVGILCGDEGYVPEVARILMLEGAEVLAWTHFEDAPMAEKVARARSDENRVYTAVAGPETGIIVAPHGAPMTIAPRGSGLAMAAQVNPAMTRWKDMAPGTNALTDRIPEAYGVLTA, from the coding sequence GTGGAAGCGTTCCGGGTTGGGTTGTGCCAGGTGCCGGCGTATCCGCTGGAGCGGGCGGAGGAGAACTGGACGGCGATCCTCGCGGCGCTCGACGAGGCCGGCCACCAGGGCGCGCAGCTCGTGGGGCTGCCGGAGTGCTCGTACCCGGCCTACTATGTGCGGGACGAGCGGCCGTACGACCGGCCGGGGGTGCGCCCGTTCGCGGAGATCACCGCTGCGCTGGCGGCGAAGTGCCGGCAGTGGGGGTACTGGCTGGCCGCGGGGCTCGCAGTGCCGCACCCGGACGGCAGCCTGACCAACAGCGGGCTGGTGTTCGACCCGGCCGGCGAGATCCGCGGGCGGTACGACAAGAGCTTCCTCTGGCATTTCGATGCGCGCTGGTTCCGGCGGGGCCGGGAGTTCCCGGTGTGGGATGCGGGCTTCGCCCGGTTCGGCATTCTCATCTGCGCTGACGCGCGCCAGCCGGAAGTGGCGCGGGCGCTGGCCGTCAACGGGGCGGAGGTGATCCTCGATCTCACGGCGTGGGTCTCGTGGGGGCGGACGATGGCGGAGCTCTCGACCACGCAGTGCGAGTACCTGGTGCCGGTGCGGGCGTTCGAGAACGGCGTGTGGATTGCGGCGGCCGACCGGTTCGGCCCGGAGGGTACCTCGCTGGTGTACGCAGGGCGGTCCTCGGTGTACGACCCGGAGGGGGTGACGCGGCTCTGCGCGCCGGCCGATGTGGGGACGGTGGTGGTGTTCGACATCGAGCCGATGCAGGTGGAGCGGCCGGCACGCCGTCCCGGGCTGTACCGGCGGCTGACCGAGCCGACGGCCTCGCTGCCGGTGACCGAGCTGCTCGGGCAGCCGGTCGTGCCGGCGGCGGAGAGCCGGCGGATCGCGGTGGTCCCCTCGCGGCCGGCCTTCGACGCGGAGGCGGTGCTGGCGGCCTACCTGGACCAGCGGGAGCAGGATGCGGACCTGGTGGTTATCGGCGGGGCGCCGGCGGCGGAGGGCTGGGAGGCGGCGCTGCCCTGGCTGGAGGCGGCCGTCCGGGAGCGCGGCGGGAGCCTGCTCTTCGGCGCGGCGGGGAACGGCGCGCGGCCGCGGCAGACGGCGGTGCTGCTCCACCCGGGCGGGACAGTAGTGCATGAGGCGTCGCACGGGCGGGGGATCGCGACAGGCGAGACGCTGCCGCCGGTGGTGGCAACGCCGGCGGGGCGGGTCGGCATCCTCTGCGGGGACGAGGGGTACGTGCCGGAGGTGGCACGCATCCTGATGCTGGAAGGGGCGGAGGTGCTGGCCTGGACGCACTTCGAGGATGCGCCGATGGCGGAGAAGGTGGCCCGGGCGCGGAGCGACGAGAACCGGGTCTACACCGCGGTCGCGGGGCCGGAGACGGGCATCATCGTGGCGCCGCACGGGGCGCCGATGACGATCGCGCCGCGGGGGAGCGGGCTGGCGATGGCTGCCCAGGTGAACCCGGCGATGACGCGCTGGAAGGACATGGCGCCGGGCACGAATGCACTGACCGACCGGATCCCTGAGGCGTACGGGGTGCTGACGGCGTAG
- a CDS encoding TolB family protein translates to MPAGPLEPGEYRVRLAPGTLGRRAEPLREPFEHRFTIREPGVAVVQVAPGRTEERLLELRAGQEPRVLARAPRIIDYAVSPDGAQVAVVTAGADGRGSLALVRVSDGAATSLIFDPAINVGGVAWSPDGATLAVVRRDALPGGGEGVPRAWLVRLSGEFVATLDPEGLPSLYPSWSPDGQHLAYISPSDARLVVVNLATRERRDLGQPRGGAAAWSPDSRIVAFESVPRAVSPGAAPPQPVRVVSLDAAVDLLLGKEGEIRSAPRFLDSETVATLRRVIGPQRTGTDLVFESVRDGRQLRAINLAAGTDLVLHWDLAPGGRAIVYTVQTAQQFTTITLDLESGDRTPLALGGDLPRWLP, encoded by the coding sequence GTGCCCGCCGGCCCGCTCGAACCCGGCGAGTACCGCGTCCGCCTCGCCCCCGGCACCCTGGGCCGCCGCGCCGAACCCCTGCGCGAACCGTTCGAACACCGCTTCACTATCCGCGAACCCGGCGTCGCCGTCGTCCAGGTTGCACCAGGCCGCACCGAAGAGCGCCTCCTCGAACTCCGCGCCGGCCAGGAGCCCCGCGTCCTCGCCCGCGCCCCGCGCATCATCGACTACGCCGTCTCGCCTGATGGCGCCCAGGTCGCCGTCGTCACCGCCGGCGCCGACGGCCGCGGCAGCCTCGCCCTCGTCCGGGTGAGCGACGGCGCGGCCACCTCGCTCATCTTCGACCCCGCCATCAACGTCGGCGGCGTCGCCTGGTCGCCAGATGGCGCCACCCTCGCCGTCGTCCGCCGCGACGCCCTCCCCGGCGGCGGCGAAGGCGTCCCCCGCGCCTGGCTCGTCCGCCTCTCCGGTGAATTCGTCGCCACCCTCGACCCCGAGGGCCTCCCCTCCCTCTATCCATCGTGGTCGCCCGATGGCCAGCACCTCGCCTACATCTCGCCGAGCGATGCCCGCCTCGTCGTCGTCAACCTCGCCACCCGGGAGCGCCGCGACCTCGGCCAGCCGCGCGGGGGCGCCGCCGCATGGTCGCCCGACTCCCGCATCGTCGCCTTCGAAAGCGTGCCCCGTGCCGTGTCGCCGGGCGCCGCCCCGCCCCAGCCCGTGCGCGTCGTCAGCCTCGACGCCGCCGTCGACCTCCTCCTCGGAAAAGAAGGCGAAATCCGCTCAGCTCCCCGCTTCCTCGATAGCGAAACCGTCGCCACCCTCCGCCGCGTCATCGGCCCCCAGCGCACCGGCACCGACCTCGTCTTCGAATCCGTCCGCGACGGCCGCCAGCTCCGCGCGATCAACCTCGCCGCCGGCACCGACCTCGTCCTCCACTGGGACCTCGCCCCCGGCGGCCGCGCCATCGTCTACACGGTCCAGACCGCGCAGCAGTTCACCACCATCACCCTCGACCTCGAATCCGGCGACCGCACCCCGCTCGCCCTCGGCGGCGACCTCCCCCGCTGGCTCCCCTGA
- a CDS encoding Swt1 family HEPN domain-containing protein, with protein sequence MAMTNQERVGKALELLRQGLAPFVERECRSKYGKYWITSVTQHWKNELNWVSPDTPALDAAVLLRVLWEQWNEVFRDTLGHAERSLVSEIRTWRNKWAHQEPISSDDADRALDSIARLLTAVSAPEAEEVNAMKLELRRIMFDQQLRTEKRRAGGSLIEPAVASSLRPWREVVVPHPDVASGRYQQAEFAADLWQVHLGQGSDEYRDPAEFFRRTYLTESLRRLLVGAVQRLSGAGGDPVVQLQTNFGGGKTHSMLALYHLFSGANPAELPGVDAVMAEAGVARLPAVRRVVLVGNKISPGNPVTKPDGTRVHTLWGELAWQLGGRQAYERIRADDERATNPGDTLRELFVAYGPCLVLVDEWVAYARQLHDEGDLPAGNFETQFTFAQALTEAAKLAGNCLLVVSLPASDEQGSPHTQADDVEVGGRRGREALERLRNVIGRLESSWRPASAEEGFEIVRRRLFQPIDGSDKFTQRDLTARAFAELYRSNSAEFPPECREADYEKRIRAAYPIHPEVFDRLYTDWSTLLKFQRTRGVLRLMAAVIHSLWESGDRSPLILPSTIPIDDPRVQFELTRYLSDNWVPIIEKDVDGPTSTPARIDAEVTNLGKYAATRRVARTIYLGSAPTAATAHRGIEDRRVKLGCVMPGEPPAVFGDALRRLAAAATHLYQDGARFWYSTQPTVTRLAEDRAEQLKRNPDRVAEELERRVRDDLRDRGEFPRVHAFPRSSADVPDEREAGLVVLPADFPHTRDGESQAVLAARGILETRGNAPRLFRNTLVFLAADRVRLQDLDEAVRRYLAWRSILDEKETLNLEPLQVRQAEAQLKAADETVNAQLPEAFCWLLVPEQKTPQSSVEWRAVRLSGNEPLATRAGKKARADEVLVSALGGTVLRTWLDRVPLWRGDHVPIRQLVDDFASYLYLPRLKSPAVLANAVSGGIALLTWETETFAYAESFDEATGRYRGLQYGQTITLPHDAAGLVVRPEAARRQIDAERSSVTTAKTGIDDGGRPGPIDHDEHDGTGPPPSPPPLPVHRRFHGTIDLDTEKLSLHASQVNAEVIAHFLGKLGAKVRVTLEIEAILPDGADDHLRRVVEENCRTLKFSSFGFERE encoded by the coding sequence ATGGCGATGACCAACCAGGAACGCGTCGGCAAAGCCCTCGAGCTGCTCCGCCAGGGGCTCGCTCCCTTCGTCGAGCGCGAATGCCGCAGCAAGTACGGCAAGTACTGGATCACTTCGGTCACCCAGCACTGGAAGAACGAGCTCAACTGGGTCAGCCCCGATACGCCGGCCCTTGATGCCGCGGTCCTCCTCCGCGTGCTGTGGGAGCAGTGGAACGAGGTCTTCCGCGACACCCTTGGCCATGCCGAGCGGAGCCTCGTCTCCGAAATCCGGACCTGGCGGAACAAATGGGCCCACCAGGAGCCGATCTCCAGCGACGACGCCGACCGCGCCCTCGATTCCATCGCCCGCCTGCTCACCGCCGTCTCGGCGCCCGAAGCCGAGGAGGTGAACGCGATGAAGCTCGAGCTGCGCCGCATCATGTTCGACCAGCAGCTCCGCACCGAGAAGCGGCGCGCCGGCGGCTCGCTCATCGAGCCCGCGGTCGCGAGCTCCCTCCGCCCCTGGCGCGAGGTCGTCGTGCCCCATCCCGATGTCGCGAGCGGCCGGTACCAGCAGGCCGAGTTCGCCGCCGACCTCTGGCAGGTCCACCTCGGCCAGGGCTCCGACGAGTACCGCGACCCCGCCGAGTTCTTCCGCCGGACCTACCTCACCGAAAGCCTGCGCCGGCTGCTCGTCGGTGCGGTCCAGCGCCTTTCGGGTGCCGGCGGCGACCCCGTCGTCCAGCTCCAGACCAATTTCGGCGGCGGCAAAACCCACTCTATGCTCGCCCTCTACCACCTCTTCTCCGGCGCCAACCCGGCTGAGCTGCCCGGTGTCGATGCCGTCATGGCTGAGGCGGGCGTCGCCAGGCTCCCCGCCGTCCGCCGCGTCGTCCTCGTCGGCAACAAAATCTCCCCCGGCAATCCCGTCACCAAACCGGATGGCACGCGGGTGCACACCCTCTGGGGCGAACTCGCCTGGCAGCTTGGCGGCCGCCAGGCGTACGAGCGCATCCGCGCCGACGATGAGCGGGCAACGAACCCCGGCGATACGCTGCGTGAGCTGTTCGTTGCGTACGGCCCCTGCCTCGTCCTCGTCGATGAGTGGGTCGCCTACGCGCGCCAGCTCCACGACGAGGGCGACCTCCCCGCCGGCAACTTCGAAACGCAGTTCACCTTCGCGCAGGCCCTCACCGAGGCGGCGAAGCTCGCCGGGAACTGCCTCCTGGTCGTCTCGCTCCCGGCCTCCGACGAGCAAGGCTCCCCGCACACCCAGGCCGACGACGTCGAGGTCGGCGGCAGGCGCGGCCGCGAGGCGCTCGAGCGGCTCCGCAACGTCATCGGCCGGCTCGAATCCTCCTGGCGTCCCGCCTCCGCCGAGGAAGGGTTCGAAATCGTACGGCGCCGGCTCTTCCAGCCGATCGACGGCTCCGACAAATTCACCCAGCGCGACCTGACTGCGCGCGCCTTCGCCGAGCTCTACCGCAGCAACTCGGCCGAGTTCCCCCCCGAGTGCCGCGAGGCCGACTACGAAAAACGCATCCGCGCCGCGTACCCCATCCACCCGGAGGTCTTCGACCGGCTCTATACCGACTGGTCGACCCTGCTGAAGTTCCAGCGCACCCGCGGCGTCCTCCGCCTCATGGCGGCCGTTATCCACAGCCTCTGGGAATCGGGAGACCGGTCGCCCCTCATCCTGCCCTCGACCATCCCAATCGACGACCCCCGGGTCCAGTTCGAACTCACACGCTACCTCTCTGATAACTGGGTCCCAATCATCGAAAAGGACGTCGACGGCCCGACCTCGACCCCCGCCAGGATCGACGCTGAGGTCACGAACCTCGGCAAGTATGCAGCGACCCGCCGGGTGGCGCGCACCATCTACCTCGGGTCGGCGCCAACCGCCGCGACCGCCCATCGCGGTATCGAAGACCGGCGCGTCAAGCTCGGCTGCGTGATGCCGGGCGAACCACCGGCCGTCTTCGGCGATGCGCTCCGCCGGCTCGCCGCCGCCGCGACCCACCTCTACCAGGACGGCGCCCGCTTCTGGTACTCCACCCAGCCCACCGTAACCCGGCTCGCCGAAGACCGCGCCGAGCAGCTGAAGCGCAACCCCGACCGGGTCGCTGAGGAGCTGGAGCGCCGGGTGCGCGACGACCTCCGCGACCGCGGGGAGTTCCCGCGTGTCCATGCCTTCCCCCGCTCGTCCGCCGATGTCCCCGACGAACGGGAGGCGGGGCTGGTCGTCCTCCCTGCCGACTTCCCCCACACCAGGGACGGGGAGAGCCAGGCCGTGCTTGCGGCGCGCGGGATCCTGGAGACGCGCGGAAATGCGCCACGCCTCTTCCGCAATACCCTGGTGTTCCTTGCGGCCGACCGGGTCCGTCTCCAGGACCTGGACGAGGCCGTGCGCCGCTACCTTGCCTGGCGGTCCATCCTCGACGAAAAAGAGACCCTGAACCTCGAGCCGCTCCAGGTCCGCCAGGCCGAGGCCCAGCTCAAGGCAGCCGACGAGACGGTGAACGCGCAGCTCCCGGAAGCCTTCTGCTGGCTCCTCGTTCCCGAACAGAAGACGCCCCAGTCGTCGGTTGAATGGCGTGCCGTGCGGCTCTCGGGGAATGAGCCGCTGGCGACGCGCGCAGGCAAAAAAGCCCGAGCGGACGAAGTGCTGGTGTCAGCCCTCGGGGGCACGGTCCTGCGTACCTGGCTTGACCGTGTTCCGCTGTGGCGGGGCGACCACGTACCGATTCGGCAACTGGTCGACGACTTCGCCAGCTACCTCTACCTGCCGCGCCTCAAGAGCCCCGCTGTGCTCGCGAACGCCGTCTCCGGCGGTATCGCGCTCCTGACCTGGGAAACCGAAACCTTCGCCTACGCCGAAAGCTTCGATGAGGCCACTGGAAGGTACCGGGGCCTCCAGTACGGGCAGACCATCACCCTGCCGCACGATGCTGCCGGCCTCGTCGTTCGGCCGGAGGCCGCTCGCCGGCAAATTGACGCCGAACGGTCATCAGTAACTACCGCGAAAACCGGCATCGATGATGGCGGCAGGCCTGGCCCCATCGACCACGACGAACACGATGGAACCGGCCCGCCGCCGTCGCCGCCCCCGCTGCCCGTCCACCGCCGTTTCCACGGGACAATCGACCTGGACACCGAGAAGCTGTCGCTCCACGCCTCCCAGGTCAATGCGGAGGTCATCGCCCACTTCCTGGGGAAGCTCGGCGCGAAGGTCCGGGTCACGCTTGAAATCGAAGCGATCCTGCCGGACGGCGCCGATGACCACCTCCGCCGCGTCGTCGAGGAGAACTGTCGGACCCTGAAGTTCTCATCCTTCGGCTTCGAACGGGAGTGA
- a CDS encoding SDR family NAD(P)-dependent oxidoreductase encodes MQDLAGKVAVVTGAASGIGLALATRFAEEGAAVVLADIEAEPLAIAEAGLRQKGARALAVRTNVLADADVEALADAAYRAFGAVHILCNNAGVSGGAGVPIWEAPQADFDWVFGVNFHGVLRGIRAFVPRMIAGGEEGHIVNTASAAGLLTGADAYSISKHAVVCLTEGLYKQFRLMNLKLSASVLCPGWVNTQILDAERNRPAEFGPARAADLPAEARQRRAVVESLLRQGFPPEEVAAQVVDAIKNDTFYIFPMQDYIWQAVRQRFEGVINRTNPVATGPLR; translated from the coding sequence ATGCAGGACCTGGCGGGCAAAGTCGCCGTCGTCACCGGGGCCGCAAGCGGCATCGGCCTCGCCCTCGCCACCCGCTTCGCTGAGGAGGGCGCCGCCGTCGTCCTCGCCGACATCGAAGCCGAGCCCCTCGCCATCGCCGAGGCCGGCCTCCGCCAGAAGGGCGCCCGGGCCCTCGCCGTGCGCACCAACGTCCTCGCCGACGCCGACGTCGAGGCCCTCGCCGATGCCGCCTACCGGGCATTCGGCGCCGTCCACATCCTCTGCAACAACGCCGGCGTCTCCGGCGGGGCAGGCGTTCCCATCTGGGAAGCTCCCCAGGCCGACTTCGACTGGGTGTTCGGCGTCAACTTCCACGGCGTCCTCCGCGGCATCCGCGCCTTCGTCCCCCGCATGATCGCCGGCGGCGAAGAGGGCCACATCGTGAACACCGCCTCGGCCGCCGGCCTGCTCACCGGCGCCGATGCCTACTCCATCTCCAAGCATGCCGTCGTCTGCCTCACTGAGGGGCTCTACAAACAGTTCCGCCTCATGAACCTGAAGCTCTCCGCCTCCGTCCTCTGCCCGGGCTGGGTCAATACCCAGATCCTCGATGCCGAGCGGAACCGCCCCGCCGAGTTCGGCCCCGCCCGGGCCGCCGACCTCCCCGCAGAAGCCCGCCAGCGCCGCGCCGTCGTCGAATCCCTCCTTCGCCAGGGCTTCCCGCCCGAAGAGGTCGCCGCGCAGGTCGTCGACGCCATCAAGAACGACACCTTCTACATCTTCCCGATGCAGGACTACATCTGGCAGGCGGTCAGGCAGCGCTTCGAGGGCGTCATCAACCGTACGAACCCCGTCGCGACCGGCCCCCTCCGGTAG
- the dcd gene encoding dCTP deaminase, with translation MILSDTAILDALRDGRLRIDPPPAVPAPGGNPGAFDPTSVNLRLGRLLRIPATGVSITFDPTAGRVGPTLERLYDPYEIPPEGFVLDPGRFILGMTMERIGLPLPPELPAGVAERGCLAGRVEGKSSLARMGLLIHFTAPTIHAGFEGTIALEMMNLGPAGIRLRAGMPICQLILEPVVGTPLSAGGQFLGQADPAGRG, from the coding sequence GTGATCCTCAGCGATACAGCGATCCTCGATGCGCTCCGGGACGGGCGGCTGCGGATCGACCCGCCGCCGGCGGTGCCGGCTCCGGGCGGGAACCCGGGCGCTTTCGACCCGACCTCGGTGAACCTCCGGCTTGGGCGGCTGCTGCGCATCCCCGCAACGGGCGTCAGCATCACCTTCGACCCCACGGCCGGAAGGGTTGGGCCGACTCTCGAACGGCTGTACGACCCGTACGAGATTCCGCCGGAGGGCTTCGTCCTCGACCCGGGGCGTTTCATCCTCGGGATGACGATGGAGCGGATTGGGCTGCCGCTGCCCCCGGAGCTGCCGGCTGGGGTTGCGGAGCGGGGCTGCCTCGCCGGCCGAGTTGAAGGGAAGAGCTCGCTCGCCCGGATGGGGCTGCTGATCCACTTCACTGCGCCGACCATCCATGCAGGGTTTGAAGGGACCATCGCCCTGGAGATGATGAACCTCGGCCCGGCAGGAATCCGCCTCCGCGCGGGGATGCCGATCTGCCAGCTGATCCTCGAGCCGGTGGTCGGCACGCCGCTGAGCGCCGGCGGCCAGTTCCTCGGCCAGGCGGACCCCGCGGGGCGGGGGTAA
- a CDS encoding haloacid dehalogenase type II, giving the protein MALRDVRALVFDVFGTVVDWRSSVIRELEAAGARYGVSADWGAFADAWRYEGYLGGIAKVNRGEWPFMTTDELHRRKLEELLPQYGLGGMPEAEREDLNRAWHRLDPWPDSVPGLWRLKQRYVISTLSNGNVALLVQMAKRAGLPWDCVLGADVLGAFKPKPEAYLAGARLLGFAPGQVMLVAAHKADLRAAQAAGLRAAFIPRPKEAGPNVQPDLEPDPSFDITARDFLELARLLEEQAA; this is encoded by the coding sequence ATGGCACTCCGGGACGTGCGCGCGCTGGTCTTCGACGTCTTCGGCACGGTGGTCGACTGGCGGTCATCGGTCATCCGGGAGCTGGAGGCGGCCGGTGCACGGTACGGCGTTTCGGCCGACTGGGGCGCGTTCGCGGACGCGTGGCGGTACGAGGGGTACCTCGGCGGCATCGCGAAGGTGAACCGGGGCGAATGGCCGTTCATGACGACGGATGAGCTGCACCGGCGGAAACTGGAGGAGCTGCTGCCGCAGTACGGGCTCGGCGGCATGCCGGAGGCGGAGCGGGAGGACCTGAACCGGGCGTGGCACCGGCTCGACCCGTGGCCGGACAGCGTGCCGGGGCTCTGGCGGCTGAAGCAGCGGTACGTGATTTCAACGCTCTCGAACGGGAACGTGGCGCTGCTGGTGCAAATGGCGAAGCGGGCCGGCCTGCCGTGGGACTGCGTGCTGGGCGCCGATGTGCTGGGGGCGTTCAAGCCGAAGCCGGAGGCGTACCTGGCCGGTGCGCGGCTGCTCGGGTTCGCGCCCGGGCAGGTAATGCTGGTGGCCGCCCACAAGGCCGACCTGAGGGCCGCGCAGGCGGCGGGCCTGCGGGCGGCATTCATTCCCCGGCCGAAGGAAGCCGGGCCGAATGTGCAGCCGGACCTCGAGCCGGACCCGTCGTTCGACATCACGGCGCGGGACTTCCTCGAGCTGGCGCGGCTGCTGGAGGAGCAAGCGGCGTAG
- a CDS encoding LysM peptidoglycan-binding domain-containing protein, with product MLPHTPHAVANRAPFLCRVLLAMLAASVAVPAAFAHALTHEVQPGETLSAIALRYGVDVDALAAANGIANPDLVFAGQLLTIAESSPAVPPPGGAVAPPAARSYVVEPGDTLSAIALAHGTTVHALAEANGIDDHDRIFAGQRLILPAPTRAPAAAGVSRPAVEALLRAAAAEYGIPPSVLLGLAWLESGWNQAMVSPAGAVGIMQLMPATAEWGLEYLAPGAVNWRTDPADNIRLGAAVFAHMLWQAGGDLEIALAFYYQGWWSIEQFGIFDETLQYVANVLAIAAGFDD from the coding sequence ATGCTGCCGCACACCCCGCACGCGGTGGCGAACCGGGCGCCGTTCCTCTGCCGCGTCCTCCTCGCGATGCTGGCGGCGTCCGTCGCCGTGCCCGCTGCATTCGCCCACGCCCTCACCCACGAAGTCCAGCCCGGCGAAACCCTCTCCGCCATTGCCCTGCGCTACGGCGTCGATGTCGACGCCCTCGCCGCCGCCAACGGCATCGCCAACCCCGACCTCGTCTTCGCCGGCCAGCTGCTCACCATCGCCGAGTCGTCGCCTGCCGTCCCGCCGCCCGGCGGCGCCGTCGCTCCCCCGGCCGCCCGCAGCTACGTCGTCGAACCGGGCGATACCCTCTCCGCCATCGCCCTCGCCCACGGCACCACGGTCCACGCCCTCGCCGAGGCCAACGGCATCGACGACCACGACCGCATCTTCGCCGGACAGCGGCTTATCCTCCCCGCGCCCACCCGCGCCCCTGCGGCCGCCGGCGTCTCCCGCCCCGCCGTCGAGGCGCTCCTGCGCGCGGCCGCCGCCGAGTACGGCATCCCGCCGTCCGTCCTGCTCGGGCTCGCCTGGCTCGAGAGCGGCTGGAACCAGGCGATGGTCAGCCCCGCCGGCGCCGTCGGCATCATGCAGCTGATGCCCGCCACCGCCGAATGGGGCCTTGAGTACCTCGCCCCTGGGGCCGTCAACTGGCGCACCGACCCCGCCGACAATATCCGCCTCGGCGCCGCCGTCTTCGCCCACATGCTCTGGCAGGCCGGCGGCGACCTCGAAATCGCCCTCGCCTTCTACTACCAGGGCTGGTGGAGCATCGAGCAGTTCGGCATTTTCGACGAAACGCTCCAGTACGTCGCGAACGTCCTCGCGATTGCGGCCGGCTTCGACGACTGA
- a CDS encoding bifunctional DNA primase/polymerase: MTRGRLDQGQIASAQLQVPNSPPLVGAFIRAAPADEAARTCALRGGAVLSLHVRGREPLTGHGVKDATTDPATIEAWWSCRPSPCAATTWDSGACGYAPTLRKAAGSRRPTEPSATQPALPIGTGDAPGRRRRLLRAAHERRRTLAGTAAEVPVVGRHRARSTSAGLPGKSGRHPVAGGSGP, from the coding sequence ATGACCAGGGGCCGATTAGACCAGGGACAAATAGCCAGCGCTCAGCTCCAGGTCCCGAATTCTCCCCCTCTTGTCGGGGCCTTCATCCGGGCTGCTCCAGCGGACGAGGCCGCCCGCACCTGCGCCCTGCGCGGCGGGGCCGTGTTGTCGCTCCACGTGCGCGGCAGGGAGCCGCTGACCGGGCACGGCGTCAAGGACGCGACGACTGACCCTGCCACAATCGAGGCCTGGTGGTCCTGCCGGCCGAGCCCGTGCGCGGCTACCACCTGGGACTCGGGCGCTTGCGGCTATGCGCCGACACTGCGGAAGGCCGCTGGCAGCCGGCGCCCAACCGAGCCCTCGGCCACTCAGCCGGCCCTGCCAATCGGCACAGGTGATGCACCAGGCCGTCGCCGACGGCTGTTGCGCGCGGCGCATGAGCGACGACGAACCTTGGCGGGCACGGCGGCGGAAGTGCCCGTCGTTGGCCGACATCGGGCGCGTTCAACATCAGCAGGACTGCCGGGAAAAAGCGGGCGGCACCCTGTAGCGGGCGGCAGCGGCCCATGA